Proteins from a genomic interval of Acidimicrobiales bacterium:
- a CDS encoding STAS domain-containing protein — protein sequence MTDPSESARGRKATAASAPDASHLLPELVAHLRENRTQLREEWARRITDARLLTAMTPEELFSEATSVYDNYVEVLETGSVEALQDYARSLSERIIPRGVETEEVLGIVLLLRDVLARSLFKKYQGDFDLLNRVLDAYEPAANRIANTVGVSFVQERERIIRQQQEAIRELSTPVLQVRERLVILPIIGILDNQRARQLTEQLLKGIRTHRAKVVVIDITGVPEIDSTVANHLVQTVEASRLMGASVIITGLSSEIALTLVTIGVDLSKMNAVGDLQGGIEQAERLLGYEVTQTATGERVGEIR from the coding sequence TTGACTGACCCATCCGAGTCGGCACGGGGCCGGAAAGCCACTGCGGCATCGGCGCCGGACGCGAGCCATCTGCTCCCAGAGCTGGTGGCCCACCTGCGCGAGAACCGCACCCAGCTGCGCGAGGAGTGGGCCCGGCGCATCACCGACGCCCGCCTCCTCACGGCGATGACCCCGGAGGAGCTGTTCTCCGAGGCCACCTCCGTGTACGACAACTACGTCGAGGTGCTGGAGACCGGCAGCGTGGAGGCCCTGCAGGACTACGCCCGCAGCCTGTCGGAGCGGATCATCCCCCGGGGCGTCGAGACCGAAGAGGTCCTCGGCATCGTGCTGCTGCTGCGCGACGTGCTCGCCCGGTCGCTGTTCAAGAAGTACCAGGGCGACTTCGACCTGCTGAACCGGGTGCTCGACGCCTACGAGCCGGCGGCCAACCGCATCGCCAACACGGTGGGCGTGTCGTTCGTGCAGGAGCGCGAGCGCATCATCCGCCAGCAGCAGGAGGCCATCCGCGAGCTGTCGACACCGGTGCTGCAGGTGCGCGAGCGCCTGGTGATCCTCCCGATCATCGGCATCCTCGACAACCAGCGGGCCCGCCAGCTCACCGAGCAGCTCCTCAAGGGCATCCGCACGCACCGCGCCAAGGTGGTCGTGATCGACATCACCGGCGTCCCGGAGATCGACTCCACGGTGGCGAACCACCTGGTGCAGACCGTCGAGGCGTCCCGCCTCATGGGCGCCAGCGTGATCATCACCGGCCTGTCGTCGGAGATCGCCCTCACGCTGGTGACGATCGGCGTCGACCTGTCGAAGATGAACGCCGTCGGCGACCTGCAGGGCGGCATCGAGCAGGCCGAGCGCCTGCTGGGTTACGAGG
- a CDS encoding ATP-binding protein, translated as MQVAEQFPGRSDQIPRARALVRSSLRSWGLSATMDDLLLVVSELFTNAVLHGDGQVELRLELLPGCVRLEVVDEGAPDAPMPLEPVTGALFSGRGLAIVQTVATAWGSARASHGGTRVWAEIPRHQV; from the coding sequence ATGCAAGTAGCCGAGCAGTTCCCGGGACGCTCCGACCAGATCCCGCGCGCCAGGGCGCTCGTGCGCTCCTCGCTGCGCTCCTGGGGTCTCAGCGCCACCATGGACGACCTGCTCCTGGTGGTCAGCGAGCTGTTCACCAACGCCGTGCTGCACGGCGACGGCCAGGTGGAGCTGCGGCTGGAGCTCCTGCCGGGCTGCGTGCGCCTCGAGGTGGTCGACGAGGGCGCGCCCGACGCTCCCATGCCGCTGGAGCCGGTCACGGGCGCGCTGTTCTCCGGCCGCGGCCTCGCCATCGTCCAGACGGTGGCCACCGCGTGGGGCAGCGCCCGCGCCTCCCACGGCGGCACACGCGTCTGGGCCGAGATCCCTCGTCACCAGGTGTAG